Below is a genomic region from Brassica rapa cultivar Chiifu-401-42 chromosome A08, CAAS_Brap_v3.01, whole genome shotgun sequence.
TTTCACCAACAGCAAGATCAAGAAAAAATTCAACGAATGGGTAATGCATTTTCTGAGAAGCTTACAGAGGAAACGTTCGTCCAGTCCATGACTCTTCGTCTTCGTCTACGTCTTCGTCTTGCTTCGTTGATCTCGAAGATGGTGTTGAAATCACATCACACTCACAAGGTTCGAAAATATATAcgcgtgagagagagagaggtgaagAACAGAACAGAAAGAGCCATTGGTTTTGCGTCAGCTCTCCTCCTTTTTTTTGTCGATTCCctctgttttaaaaatattttagattttagcaCTTTCTTACCAATATTTCAATAtagattttgatttaattatacattaaattaagataaaataaacaggtttgtttattttaaaccTGTATTtactaagatatatatatatatttaaaattatagtattagatagatttttatctatttttggTTAAGATAATATTAAATCAActtctataaaataatagttttatacaaatcatgtataatTTGATAGAAAAGTCAACTTGTAAGTAGCATAAATTAATgtgtataaatatgtaaaatttatgcTAATGATAGAAAGTCTCAGAATCAATCAACTTGTAAATAGCATAAATTAAtgtgtataaatattttcataattttgcactttaaattaattttatcaaattttactattatttttgtagataaataatAATCATGTATATTAAATCAACTTATATAAAACTTGTAATTATCTAAAAGTAAAACTAaatagtatttataaaatttgtagatatcaAAAGGAAATCAATGGTATTAGGataaaaataattacatatatatatttttttaaatagcatAAAACTTTGAAGAAtagttttagtaaaaaaattgtataactattaaaatagaattaaataatatttaaaattttgtaaaattttgttatattttatcattatattatttattttatatttaaatatatttaatttaatgatgatatatataaattattagcatattctaaaaaatttaccaaatataaataaacattaattAAACGTGATTGTCCATATCACAATTAATCATAAATCATGTCATTATTATTAGTGTAACATGtcattttttttagtgaaaatgaatataaaaatgacataaaaacaaaatttgaaaaactgCTTTTCAAATAATGTCTAGAGGATTGTGCATACATTACAActtcttataattaattaaaatgtatttaatttatatttagtatttatcttatttatttctatttttaattaatttatgtattcATAAAGTTAAGTGGACAAATATTGTTTGTAACAATTATTGCGCAGCTGTTTTCAGAAAACAATTATTTCGCAGCTGTgacctaatttttttattgatcaaaTCTTGTTAGAGAACATGTTGTGAGGTATCATACGTTTTCAGTTCAAATTTAACTGGCAATAAGTTAAAGTATCCATATTATTCATCTTAAGCTACAATACAAACTAGAATAACTTCgttaggaaaaaaaagaagaatatctTCGTTAAAGCTTTCAGAGAGTTAAAagttaaacaaaacaaacaaaatgattGTTAGTTTGTTACATTGCATCTTTCTGTGTTAGAACTTTGTTTCTTATTAAGACATGGAAATGTTTTGAATAAGTATATTTTCAGGTGTGCATAGCTATTATAGTCTATGATGACTAACAGATATGgtaagaaaagaagatatgatAAGAAAGGCACTCAAAGAAAAATGCCAAactttttaaatactttttttttgtaaaagttacataaaacttaataaaaacaaatttaatataCGTAAAAACGGATATGAGATGTGATGGCACAACACAAAGACATGAATGGTTCTCAGAGAAGTAATAACCCAAATGGACCACACTTCTCATGAGTTCTCCTTAAATGGCTAAAAGAAAAGATCTCACATTTTCTACGTTTTTTCCCTCTTTTCTGATTTTTGTGATAGTTGAAACCAGCACGAGAAAGACACAACcaattatcttattattttgttatcgaattatatattatgtagtATATTATTTTGTCTATACATAGGATAATAGGAGACATGAAAATAGTGTAGGGTCCCTTTTATAGCCAGGCTGCTGAAAATTCAGACACTTCCGTTGATATTGACGTTCAAATTCTCTACTCTGTGGCCAATTCTAATATAGATAAGAAAACACAACCTTCATTGTATCTGTAGATGAAAGCTTTTGAGACACTGTGGAGCAAAGGGAAGAAGCATCTTTAGAGGCATGTACCTCAGTTCCACCTGGTCCTTGGATCTCTCTTCACTGCGCATTTTTTTCTACTTACCAATACCCAAATACTCTTATTTGGATTTGTAATGTTTGAAACATAAATCACTATGTATATTTCAGTATAATTTTCCTCTTCAGTGTGTAGTAGTTACAGATGATCCATTTGCCATGTACAAATGCGGGTAGAAACTAAAGTTCATGtatattatatttgtgttttatacTTGTTCTCACTTCTAATTCTCAAACTTTGGATGCTTTGTTTTGTTGCAGAAAATGCTGAAGACTATAGGAGTACAGTAATAGCCTACGTGGGACTTGACACTTGACAATTTCGAGGCAGCTTTGTCCTCTCCTAACCAATTTTGATTTTTGTGTTTTACCACGTGTCAATTTATCTAATGTGCAAACTACCAAAATCAAATGGTATATAAATGCAGGATTTTATGATCgaattcacaaaaaaaactagTGATTTATTACACAAAGAACACACAAATTTCCATAATCTAATCAAATAAGAAGATGCATGATTGATAACAAGCTAAATTCaagaaatataaacaaaagtAATCTCAaattcaatcaagaaataagtGAAAGAACTAAACTTTCAATCAAATGCTATGGATGGAACCATGAGCAAGATAATTGATAGAAGGTAATCAAAATTCAATCTAGGATGttcaaacaaaacaatcaaCTAGTCTATAGGTATAGATCTCATTCAAATAGATGAATCCACTTCTGTGACAATAATCCACATGCTAATCATGCATTAAAATATCAACTTCTGTTGGCCTAACACATTCAAGCATGCATAAATCACAAGTCTACTAACCATTTAACATCTCtaacattaattaatttccATTGGCTTGATATGTAAAAGACAATATTATGTTGGTTCAAGCATTTCATCGAATGCCTTCGGGACATTAAATTACTTAAGCTCTAAATCAACTTGATCAAAGCTAATCTAGCATTAAGAAAACCTAACAAGTATGAAACAATGTTAATCAAGCTATGAACAACCCAAATATCCACCTAATCACCCTAATCCAACTAACTCATGAATCACAAAGTGtctactcactaatctccatgagaaATCGTATATTAAACTCATATGAGATTCAAAGCTAATCATGTTAATTGGGAAGAGAAAGACAAATATAAGATGAATCATTTCCTTAAATGATCAAAATGTTCAAGCTTTTGCAAGATTAGACAAAATCGTGAGAGAAAATAAGATGGTTAAGGTTTTTGCCTTATAAAGTACTTTATTTATAGGCTCTCTAAAACAAGTTGGACCAGCCCAAATATCTTGGgtcaaactaaataaaaaatcatttttttagtcGGTAGAGACCTCGCGGAATCGCTACGAAAAGCTGCTGTGAATGTCCTATCTCTAGCAGCTTTGCCAAACCGCTACCAAAACCCGCTACAGACTTCATTACGTTCATAGCGACTTCATCATCCCGTTGTGAAAAGTCGTTTCTTGCCTTGTACCAAAACTCCACAAACAATGCCTTCATCTTCAGTAGCGGCTTTGTTAAGCCACTACCAAATCCCGGTACGTACACCGTTGAGATCACATCGACTACTTCATCCCATTATGTAACCCCGCTAAAGACTTCGTTATGTTCGTAGCTGCATCCCTTGCCCGCTACGAAAAGCCGCTACATGACTTGTAAGTTTTCTTGGACTGTCCTCTATGTAGCGATTTCTTTGGGCTGCTGTGACGCCATGCTGCCAACTTCGTTGTAATCATGGCAGGTGGATAATCTCTCTGCCAAAAGCTTCTACACACATGAACTTGAGCTTCACTTTGTCAAGTACTCATTTCAACCTCTTTAACCTCCAATGTGTTCCAAACACTTCCAAAACCTTCAATTGGCAATTCCAGCACCTAATAGACAGGCTCGGCTCTGGTCATGTGCTGGAAGTGCATTTGCACAGGGTCCATTTCATTTTTTGGCTTTTATAAGCTTAGAGTAGAgtctatgtaaaaaaaaaaattgtatgaaaAATGGGTCTCAAAGTTTTTATAGTACATGCCCCATTTTATGTTAGAGACTCATGCATGACAATGCAACCTAAATGTGTCTAAATGCcactttaaattataaatatatacattaaatgataattaaaatcatgtaaatcTAAAAGATATCAACAAACACAGAAGATGGAACAAGAACCAGAACTGAAATGAATCTCTTCAGCTACCACACAACCTGAAGAAGCTGCACAAAATGACACATAAAATAAAGCTAACTATCATAAGCAGATAAAACTGTGAATATAGTAGAATACCTGACAAAAGTCACTCTTTGTTTAGTACTTTAGGTACTTCTAAATACAACTCATCAAAGCTTGGTATTGAAGCTCTTATGCTATCACTGTATAAGGAACATCAAAACATTTGTAGATGACTTCCGTCTTAAAATCATAATCAATTCTACTATATTCTAGATGGAGAAAAACTGCATGAAGATCAAACCTGTTCTCAAATGTTTCTGGAGCATCCTCACGCAAGTTTCCGCCGTCCATCtctacaagttttttttttgaaagatcggTAAGGATCAAGACAATGTAATGATGAGGTATATTTCCACTTGCCAAACGAATCAGGATTGATAAGTAGACCTCTTACTAAAGTAAAAACCAATATGCCTCGATCCTAAGATTTTACCAAGAGAATGTGCTTAGACCACAAAGACTCAAGGCCCTAATCTCCAATCAACTTTGTTTATAAAGATCTGTCCACATGCGTCTTCTCGAATTAGCATCAAACTCATTATTCACGAGATGGATGCAACAGATCTTACTTACAAGTTAGCTATAATACACTCTTTATTCCCCAAAGTTTCTATCTTTCATGAATGTTTCATATGATGATATGAGCAAAACATTACGACCACAAAAATAAAACAGCAGAAAAATACAAACATACAAAATaccaaaacaaagaagaaagttGTGTACTTCCTCAGCTTCTAATAAGTTTATATCAGTGTACTTTTAGTGTAGCTTCTAAttagttttcatattttgatgTTTAGGTTGACATATAATTACTAGACCCTTACATGTTCATATTGATGGACAGCCTGATCGTTTGATGTGTTATTTGGGGAGTTGGGACCATACAATCTCTAGCAATCCATTCACAATCCTGACGAACAGATTTTAGGTTGCGACTTTATATAGGATAACGTAAAAATTaccaaaacataaaataaaagaacGTTGCCATGCATGCGGCCTTAGGAATTAGGATGACGATGCCAACATGCATGACATTGGTTCTCACACGATATCTCTGTAGAAGAACCATTGTTCTACAGCcattgtatatttttaatagtacgagaaaatgattttttaatgtTTGACTTAATTAAATTGGGAATCTAACTAATCAAAAGATTGGAATCCTACAAGATTACACATCATGTGTCTCTCTAATTGAGTAGCGGGGTAgtctatgaaaataaaataacgcCGACTTGTTTATTTTGTTGACATTACATCTCACAAACGGGTGCAATCCACCGGGCCAGAAGAATCTAGTCtacttattatattttggaggcAATTTGGCACCAACGGTTAATATAAACCGGCATTAACCTAAGCGGTGATATACCGTCTTAGCCATAATATATGTATTCACCAAGCTGGTATATATGTTCATACATAGATACTATAGTTATGAAAAGGAGACCAACTAGTTCATTAGTCAttactatatataaaaataaattatacagtTGTTGAATAAAAAGGATATGAGAGTTGACGAAGTTATATCGTTTGATATGTCCAAAAGGCCAGGAGAGACCGTCCTAATTAGAAATTTAGAACTTACAAAGTACACTTCATTCTGTTTTACAAATTCAAAAATTACAAATATCATTTTAATTCACTTAAACTTTGTATATGTATACTATTGTAATACAACAGTGAAGAACAGgaatttattaatattgttaGCAATCTTTCTTTGTTCGCATATTGAGATGCATGACGTTTAGTCGTTTAACTTGCTGGCAATGACAAAGAACAGGAATCACATCGGTAAATTTCATTGATAACTTGAAACTCCTATTAATATTCTCGAATAAACCAATTAGTAGTTTAACCAAGATACTAATCACACGTAACGCCACAGCACCGTGTGTCCTTTCAGTAGAATATTGGGATGGTCCAAGttgatatttttaactaaataagTTAACACATTTTCTTGTTTAGTTAATAACGTTACGTATCGTAATTTACTCTGTCCATAATTTTGAGTATGAGTGTAATCTCTTTTTGCCCACATGGTCGGCTCATTTTAGCTATTTGATTCTAATTGACGGCAGTTATTTATAAATCGTCTATAGAAACTACTAGTCACTTTGGTATTGATAactatgttttttttggttaaaaaaaactattttgggTAAACTTTTAATAGTGACTATACCTCTACCGCAAGCGGTgttccaaataaaaaaaaagtcttttacaatttttttggaAAGTTATAGTACTACCACGTTGACAGAAAATCGAATATGTGACCTCTGTCAGTCGTCTGTGAGAATGGAGACCATTGAGATCCATGGCTTTCTCAAATTGATAACTatgtttgtatttatatatacacatatatagtATAGAAGGTGTGATCAAAAATAAAACGTGAAAATAACATGaatgaaaaatacatttttacgttacttcatgtttatatatgaaaatattgtatatTGACATGTTAAATGTTATGCAACCTCTGAAATAACGAAGTATGATTCTATAAATACTTAACTAGTTTTAgatattaatcaaatatatcTGATTGTTGTTAAGTTTTACCCAAAAATgccatcaataaaaaaataaagctcGACCCCGTCAGAATTGAATCCTTCATCCTAAATGCTAAAGATACAAGTCATcgagataaatatataatccatataatataatcaataactatatatttatatactgcCGATTAAGAATCACAAAAGGCTATATAAATGGGTATATGCATACGCAAAATCGTGTATCAAACTCTTTCATTTGTTTGATCTCCTCTCATTTCACACATATACAGAATCTACAAAATGGGATTTTGTTTCTGTTTATCCTCAGGAGGATCAACAGATCGAAACCAGATTTATGAGATAAAAGATTATGGACAAGAAAATGCAGTTTTACACTCTGAACAACACGATGTTCATCAAGGCTTTGGCTCTGTCTCTTCTTTAGCTGGAGGAAAGGGCTACAATCAAGATGCTGCCGTTCTCCACCTGGTATTTGATTATAATCCTTACCATATTCTTACAAAATAagtttttctgaatttttgcatTCTTAAAAATAACTTTATATTCAGAAGTGTAAATATATGTTTGTCCAAAGCAATCTCTTATTAATAAAATGAATGGTAAAATTGTAGGGATATGGAACAGAAGAAGGAGCATTGTGTGGAGTGTTTGATGGTCATGGTGAGAAGGGTGAATTGGTGAGCAAGATAGTAAGAAACCAATTGCCATCTTTATTGTTAGGTCATATGAATAACCATTCAGGGACTCGAGACTGGAAACTCATTTGTGAAACTACGTTTTTGTTGATGGACAAAAGAATTCTTAAACTCAAAAATACCCTTGATTGCTCTTCCTCCGGAACTACTGCTGTTCTCGCCGTTACACACGTAAGTTTCTTGAAAATCTTTCAAGTTTTTGCCGTTTCATATTAAATTGCGTTTTGACCTAATTATTCTAAGTATCATAAGCAGTACATGTCCAAACATTGTAAATTTTGCTTATGGCCCTAAGCTTTGtagaaaaatacataaacaatgaaaaattctgatcaaaaattataaaacataattcATGTGTCCTAATCAACCGCTCATGTGGCCTACCCTATGGATCGAACACTGATCATAAGTGATGTTTCGATCTTCAATGCAAAAAGAGTAgtaattttcttcttcttctaattaAATGTTGTATAGTATATATCCTGAAGTACAGAATTATACTTTTGTAACATTAAGCAACAATATTTGAACATGATGTTAATATACTcatataatttttgtaatattaaaCAACAACATTTGGACAGGGAAATCAAGTGATGGTGGCAAATCTAGGAGATTCAAGGGCTGTGATGATTGGAGCAAGTGAGAATGGAGAAATCAAGGTGGTTCAATTAACCACAGACCTGAAGCCAAGTGTCCCTAGTAAGTTTGTGATGCTAGGGATAAAGCGATTTTTGTAAACAATGTCACGTACCGGTTTTATTAGCGCTCAGCATTTTTGGGTTAATTACTTTTGTAGGCGAAGCCGAGAGAATAAAAAAACGCAACGGAAGGGTCTTGGCATTAGAGTCAGAGCCACATATTCAAAGAGTATGGCTTCCACATGAAAACCGGCCCGGTCTAGCCATGTCTAGGGCTTTGGGTGATTTCGCTCTTAAAAGCTATGGTGTCATTGCGACTCCTCAAGTCTCTACGCATCAAATCACTTCTCGCGACCAGTTTTTGCTCCTTGCTTCCGATGGGGTACGTATAATAACAAACTGTTTAAAGTTTCTTTGACCGGTCCTAAGCATAGCCAAATGATTTTTTCGTCTTGAATCCCAAAATTTCTTGAGTTATTATATATGAACACCAAATTGTAAAAACAAATTTACTAAAGTCTTTACTAAATTGGTTAAGTCttataaaatttcaaagctGACCTATTCTTGACGACAAACTAGAAGCCAAATtataaataacaatttaaattttctatcCATGTAAATAATGGTTTTCTTTTGTATAGGTGTGGGATGTACTTAGTAACGAAGAAGTGGCTGTGGTGGTGATGAAGTCAGAGAATGAGGCAGGAGCGGCCAACGCCGTGACAGAGGCGGCGGCTAATGCATGGAGAGAGAAATATCCGACGGTTAAGGTTGATGATATCTCTGTCGTATGTCTCTTTCTCAACAAGAGGCTACATCCTCAGCCACGTATGTAATCAAACAAACCAGCTAgcgaaaaacaaacaaataacgACTAATTAAAGAGGGATGCCACGATTGCATACTTAGACTTCTGTGTTTTGCCTGTTAGTGTGAatgtatgtgtgtatatatataatatttgtatGTTAAGTCGTGTGATTATTCATTAGAAAATAAATGAAAGAAGATGTTAGAAATGGTGTGTGTCGTGGGATAAACGTAACGAGGACTTTGACATTTTGGACAGACGTCATAGGAATCTACGTATTTGGAGCTTACCGGAATAATTCAAATGTGCTTCAGTGCTTCCAGACTCTTATGTCACTGCTGTATAAATTAATGATAACATTTAACGAAGATATTTTTGTAGCAGAAACAGCTGAAGAACATAAACTGAGTTTCAGAACATGAATACTTTATTAGACATTGAGTAAATGATCTTGTCATGAGAGATTGTAGTAACACTATCCACTATATATTGAGATCAAAGACTACACTAAGCTTGGAGTTCTTGGCTCAGACAAACTGTTGTTTATCATGCTGTCAGTTTGTGAAATTCAGCCGCCTTAAACTGATTACTCTTCACGTACTTAAGAATGCATTTCTCAAATATTCGGACTGGAATGTATGTTTGTTTTGCTGTTTTAATGATGTGAATAATTGTGTCTATGCTCTCTTgttgtctctctttttttctacaCCAATCCACAGTATACAAAAAAAGCACATGTCACCAACGACGAATTGACCTATTAGCTAAAACTCTAAAACATCTAGTTGGGATCTAAGAAGTTGCAAGTTTGATTCTTGTTGAGAGGTGTTTACTTTCCTAAAGAAATAATTTAACATGAATTGGTCTCTGTACTAGAGATGCAAGCTTTCGGATCCAAAACTTCCACACATTAAGACAAAATCAGTGTTTCTAAAACCGGATTGGCCTGTCAAATCATGACTTGCTTATCTAGTCGGTTTCAGATTGTATTAATAACCAGATATGTAATTAAACCAGTAACCCGATTTAATATCAAAACCtgggttttttttaaattaagtgaaaaataaaacaaaaatcaaatttaaataattttatatgaaatCATGATAATTTGGATAATTGCCTACTTAAAATTagtcataatattttatattattaatataattatgatattgataaaacaaaacttatataaattaatatctaattttatatttatgcttaattatttaaaatctgGTTAAACCAGTTGGACCGGTTCGACCATTGACTCAGTCACAATGCAGAGTCATGCCATTGGCAAAACAACGTTCAACATAAGGAATGCTATGAGCTTGTGTGTTGTAGAACAATGGACTGGCGCGGGTTTAAAAACGATCACCGATCGAAATGGATGGATTGAGATTATAAAGTATCACCATGTTGTAGAGTAGTGGACTACGTGAGACTTGATAATGTAGAGCAAGCTTTGCTCTCTCCtaaccaatttttattttttttaaagaaaacaaacagATGGTGGAACAATAACCGGAGCTGAGAATAAATATCTTCAGCCACACCCGAAGAAGCTGCACAaaaagacacacacacacaaagattCTTAACATATAAAGCTAAACATCATAAGCAGATAAACTATGAATGATTCCTCTTCCATGGATAGAGTAGAATAcctgacaaaaaaaagtcacTCTTTGTTTAGTACTTTAGGTACTTTCAAATACACCTCATCAAAGCTTGGAATCGAAGCTCTTATACTTTCCCTGTATAAGGAATATACAAACTTTAGTAGTAGATGCCTTTCGTCCTAAAACAAGAATCAATTCCGCATGAAGATCAAACCTGTTCTCAAATGTTTCAGGAGCATCCTCTCGCAGATTCCCACCTTCCATCTCTACAAGTTTCTTTAAAAGATCAGCAAGGATCAAGACATTGCAAATAGGCAGAGTTTTAACCAATATTCCAAGAAAATGGTGCTAAGACTACAAAGACTCAAGTCCCTAATCTCCAATCAACTTTGCTTTCAAAGATCTGTCCACATGTCTCAACTCGAAACAGGATAAAACTCATTGATTCAGTACTCACGAGATGGATGCAACAAAACTTAGCTATAATAAA
It encodes:
- the LOC103834503 gene encoding probable protein phosphatase 2C 61 encodes the protein MGFCFCLSSGGSTDRNQIYEIKDYGQENAVLHSEQHDVHQGFGSVSSLAGGKGYNQDAAVLHLGYGTEEGALCGVFDGHGEKGELVSKIVRNQLPSLLLGHMNNHSGTRDWKLICETTFLLMDKRILKLKNTLDCSSSGTTAVLAVTHGNQVMVANLGDSRAVMIGASENGEIKVVQLTTDLKPSVPSEAERIKKRNGRVLALESEPHIQRVWLPHENRPGLAMSRALGDFALKSYGVIATPQVSTHQITSRDQFLLLASDGVWDVLSNEEVAVVVMKSENEAGAANAVTEAAANAWREKYPTVKVDDISVVCLFLNKRLHPQPRM